In the genome of Bacillus marinisedimentorum, one region contains:
- a CDS encoding septum formation initiator family protein, which translates to MGGPKHNVSKIESTYVKQHEYAEKRALRRKKGLVRRLVLFGIFVSIISVAVISTLISQAEAMNEKKKEKEQLEEELSTLEGEQENLKEEIRKLNDEDYIIKIARRDYFLSNDGEVIFKLPD; encoded by the coding sequence ATGGGCGGACCAAAACACAACGTATCAAAAATAGAATCAACCTATGTGAAACAACACGAATATGCAGAAAAACGCGCCCTCCGCAGGAAAAAAGGGTTGGTGAGAAGGCTTGTGTTGTTTGGCATTTTCGTCTCTATTATCTCTGTTGCCGTCATATCCACACTCATCTCTCAGGCTGAAGCCATGAATGAAAAGAAAAAAGAGAAGGAACAGCTTGAGGAGGAGCTTTCCACGCTTGAAGGGGAGCAGGAAAACCTTAAAGAAGAGATCAGGAAACTGAATGATGAAGATTACATTATAAAAATCGCCCGCCGGGATTATTTCCTGTCCAACGATGGAGAGGTTATTTTCAAGCTGCCTGACTAA
- a CDS encoding RNA-binding S4 domain-containing protein, giving the protein MRLDKFLKVSRLIKRRTLAKEVADQGRITINGQKGKASADVKVGDELAIKFGQKTVTVKVESLRETTKKDEASQLYTVLKEERNEQERPES; this is encoded by the coding sequence ATGCGGCTTGATAAGTTTTTGAAAGTATCCCGCCTCATAAAAAGACGGACGCTTGCCAAAGAGGTGGCTGACCAGGGCCGGATTACAATAAACGGCCAGAAGGGAAAGGCAAGTGCCGATGTGAAAGTCGGCGATGAACTGGCAATCAAGTTCGGGCAAAAGACGGTGACCGTGAAAGTCGAAAGCCTGCGTGAAACGACAAAGAAAGATGAAGCGTCACAGCTGTATACCGTCCTGAAAGAAGAACGGAATGAACAGGAAAGGCCTGAATCATAG
- a CDS encoding protein kinase domain-containing protein, whose translation MMNPTSKNPAYELTPGTSVRGKWHGQTYRVIKKIGSGATGTVYLVACRQGHGALKISENGMSITSEVNVLKKFSRVQGQPLGPSLLDVDDWQAGKGDAYPFYVMEYIQGTGFFPFIRAKGMEWVPILMMQLLGHLQFLHDNGWVFGDLKPENTVITMNPPRLRLIDVGGTTLIGRSIKEYTEFFDRGYWGLGSRRAEPSYDLFSAAMFFVNTAYPARLTRKEGGIAQLQPLIMNHAELSPYAGVLLKALEGKYGSANEMKGDLIETAKKKEAKGGRHSFSSSPGSRTGRKSVSGKTKTKKKSPARKKTFLGHMFETVLLFILIFVVYFLYLMV comes from the coding sequence ATGATGAATCCTACATCGAAGAATCCGGCCTATGAACTTACGCCCGGCACCAGCGTGCGGGGGAAATGGCACGGTCAGACATACCGGGTCATCAAAAAGATTGGATCTGGCGCAACCGGAACCGTCTATCTGGTTGCGTGCCGTCAGGGGCATGGGGCATTGAAAATCAGTGAGAATGGGATGTCCATTACATCGGAGGTGAACGTTCTTAAAAAGTTTTCCCGGGTCCAGGGCCAGCCCCTTGGACCTTCTTTGCTTGATGTTGATGACTGGCAGGCAGGAAAAGGGGATGCATACCCATTTTATGTGATGGAATATATTCAGGGGACCGGCTTTTTTCCTTTTATTCGGGCAAAAGGGATGGAATGGGTGCCGATTTTAATGATGCAGCTGCTTGGCCACCTGCAATTCCTTCATGACAATGGCTGGGTATTCGGGGATTTGAAACCCGAAAATACCGTCATCACAATGAACCCGCCCCGGCTGCGCCTGATCGATGTGGGGGGCACGACACTTATCGGCCGGTCAATCAAGGAATATACCGAGTTCTTCGACAGAGGGTACTGGGGTCTGGGCAGCCGCAGGGCAGAGCCTTCATACGACCTGTTTTCTGCAGCCATGTTTTTTGTGAATACTGCCTATCCAGCGAGACTCACCAGGAAAGAAGGCGGAATCGCACAGCTCCAACCGCTTATCATGAACCATGCAGAACTGAGCCCGTATGCAGGTGTCCTTTTGAAAGCCCTGGAGGGTAAGTACGGGAGTGCGAATGAAATGAAAGGGGACTTGATTGAAACAGCGAAGAAAAAAGAAGCAAAGGGAGGCAGGCATAGTTTTTCTTCTTCACCGGGGAGCCGCACAGGCAGGAAGTCAGTATCCGGCAAAACAAAGACGAAGAAAAAAAGTCCTGCGCGTAAGAAAACCTTTCTCGGTCATATGTTTGAGACAGTTTTACTATTTATATTGATATTTGTTGTTTATTTTTTGTATTTGATGGTGTGA
- a CDS encoding S1 domain-containing RNA-binding protein, with amino-acid sequence MSIEVGSKLQGKVTGITNFGAFVELPGGSTGLVHISEVADNYVKDINDHLKVGETVEVKVINVEKDGKIGLSIKRAKAPEKRESSRRPQRPRQNFESFEQKMNRFLKDSEDRLSSLKKHTESKRGGKGSKRG; translated from the coding sequence ATGTCAATCGAAGTAGGCAGCAAGTTACAGGGTAAGGTTACGGGCATTACTAATTTCGGTGCTTTTGTGGAGCTGCCGGGAGGGTCGACTGGCCTTGTGCACATCAGTGAAGTCGCAGACAACTATGTTAAAGACATCAATGATCACTTGAAGGTCGGCGAAACTGTGGAAGTGAAGGTCATCAACGTTGAAAAGGACGGCAAAATCGGCCTATCCATCAAACGCGCCAAAGCACCGGAGAAAAGGGAGTCATCAAGACGCCCGCAGCGTCCGCGTCAAAATTTCGAATCATTCGAGCAAAAGATGAACCGTTTCTTGAAAGACAGCGAAGACCGGCTTTCATCTTTGAAAAAGCATACAGAATCCAAGCGCGGGGGTAAAGGCTCGAAACGAGGCTAA
- the yabQ gene encoding spore cortex biosynthesis protein YabQ yields the protein MSLSIQFSTMFAMVLTGVWIGAGFDTFNRFLQRSKRKRWFVFCNDILFWVVQALIVFFVLFTVNEGELRFYIFAALLCGYAAYQSLMKQLYTNVLERMISLGRRIISILITLFTVLVARPVQWLTQAAVAISLFFLHFVGAVLLFLLKVIVTPLNWSKVLLWRLVPVKIKKFIHTKAGNANKIKNRLKIILGKFRR from the coding sequence ATGAGCCTTTCCATTCAATTTTCTACCATGTTTGCCATGGTTCTGACCGGGGTATGGATAGGTGCGGGTTTTGATACATTCAACCGTTTTTTGCAGCGGAGCAAACGCAAGCGCTGGTTTGTTTTTTGCAACGATATATTATTCTGGGTCGTCCAGGCCCTCATTGTATTTTTTGTGCTTTTTACAGTAAATGAAGGGGAGCTCAGATTTTACATCTTTGCTGCTCTTCTTTGTGGTTATGCTGCCTATCAGTCACTGATGAAACAGCTTTATACAAATGTGTTGGAACGGATGATTTCGCTGGGCAGGCGTATCATTTCGATTCTCATCACCCTGTTTACCGTTTTAGTGGCCAGGCCCGTGCAATGGCTCACACAGGCGGCTGTCGCCATTTCTCTATTTTTCCTTCATTTTGTCGGAGCTGTTTTGTTGTTTTTGCTGAAAGTGATCGTAACACCGCTGAATTGGTCGAAAGTCCTGTTATGGCGGCTTGTCCCTGTAAAAATAAAGAAATTTATCCATACTAAAGCAGGAAACGCTAATAAAATAAAGAATAGGTTAAAAATAATATTAGGCAAGTTTCGAAGATAG
- the mazG gene encoding nucleoside triphosphate pyrophosphohydrolase, whose protein sequence is MARTITVAGLGAGDADQMTVGVYRLLTGSEHLFLRTKEHPAVQVLEQENVSFVSFDEIYEQNSGFEDVYREITDRLFAVAEKKDVVYAVPGHPLVAEKTVQMLLEEAGEREIRVRISGGQSFLDPMFAALGVDPVEGFQLLDATDFRTHFIQMEQHVIITQVYDAFTASEVKLGLMEKYPDDYEIVLVTAAGSSSERIKRLPLFELDREAVVDNLTSVYVPPVREETLLYGEFSKLREVIAALRGPDGCPWDKKQTHESLKKYLVEETYEVLEAIDEEDDDLLADELGDVLLQVMLHAQIGEDEGWFSIRDVILALNSKMIRRHPHVFGEATAENAEEVVENWEAIKKEEKGESPRESLLDGIPKGLPGLYRAYELQKKAAKVGFDWDTSAPVWEKVSEETEEFRAEIQAGNSREAKKEFGDLLFALVNLARYYKIDPEDALRMTNEKFRRRFRFIEESAAEEGKDLADMSLDEMDEYWNKAKSQGY, encoded by the coding sequence AGGAAAACGTTTCGTTTGTTTCCTTTGATGAAATCTATGAACAAAATAGCGGGTTTGAGGACGTGTACCGGGAAATAACGGACCGTCTTTTTGCTGTGGCAGAAAAAAAGGATGTCGTCTATGCTGTACCCGGCCATCCGCTTGTTGCCGAAAAAACTGTCCAAATGCTGCTGGAGGAAGCCGGGGAAAGAGAGATCCGGGTCCGCATTTCGGGCGGACAAAGCTTTCTTGATCCAATGTTCGCCGCACTCGGGGTCGATCCGGTTGAGGGATTCCAGCTTCTGGATGCCACTGATTTTAGGACGCACTTCATCCAGATGGAACAGCACGTGATCATTACGCAGGTATATGATGCTTTTACCGCTTCCGAAGTGAAATTAGGCCTGATGGAAAAGTATCCGGATGACTACGAAATCGTGCTGGTTACCGCTGCTGGAAGCAGCAGCGAACGGATCAAACGTCTTCCGCTGTTCGAACTCGACCGGGAAGCGGTGGTCGATAACCTGACAAGCGTTTACGTTCCGCCAGTGCGGGAAGAAACTCTCCTTTACGGCGAGTTTTCCAAGCTCCGTGAAGTGATTGCCGCTTTGAGGGGTCCTGATGGCTGCCCATGGGATAAAAAACAAACCCATGAATCGCTGAAAAAGTATCTCGTCGAAGAAACATATGAGGTTCTTGAAGCGATTGACGAAGAGGATGATGACCTTCTTGCCGATGAATTGGGAGATGTACTACTGCAGGTGATGCTGCATGCCCAGATTGGAGAAGATGAAGGCTGGTTCTCGATCCGTGATGTCATTTTGGCACTCAACTCAAAAATGATCCGCCGCCATCCGCACGTTTTCGGGGAAGCCACCGCTGAAAATGCCGAGGAAGTCGTAGAGAATTGGGAAGCAATTAAAAAGGAAGAAAAAGGGGAGAGTCCCCGCGAATCCCTGCTTGACGGCATTCCAAAGGGCCTGCCGGGATTGTACCGGGCTTATGAACTGCAGAAAAAAGCGGCAAAAGTCGGATTTGACTGGGACACATCAGCTCCTGTCTGGGAAAAGGTCAGCGAGGAAACCGAGGAATTCCGTGCGGAAATCCAGGCTGGGAACAGCCGGGAAGCGAAAAAAGAGTTCGGCGACCTATTGTTTGCCCTGGTGAATCTTGCCAGGTATTATAAAATTGATCCGGAAGATGCATTGCGCATGACGAATGAGAAGTTTAGGCGGCGGTTCCGTTTCATTGAAGAATCGGCAGCTGAAGAGGGTAAAGACCTTGCAGACATGTCCCTGGATGAAATGGATGAATACTGGAATAAAGCAAAATCACAAGGGTATTAA
- a CDS encoding VWA domain-containing protein, translating to MRKGTLKQILLITDGHSNQGEDPAAAAAFAREQGITVNVIGVLERDSMSEEGMREIEDISMSGGGVSQVVYAEKLSQTVQMVTRKAMTQTLQGVINQELKQILGKSQSMEDLPPEQRGEVMEVVDELGETVSLEVVVLVDTSASMKEKLPTVKEALLDLSISLNARMGSNQFAVYAFPGKRKDVEKLLDWTPSLDSLSKVYPKLASGGITPTGPAIKEATALFNRKKSKRGFLSDDESYIEESGL from the coding sequence ATGAGGAAAGGAACATTAAAACAAATTTTGCTGATAACGGACGGCCATTCAAATCAGGGCGAGGATCCTGCAGCAGCAGCGGCATTTGCCCGTGAGCAGGGCATCACTGTCAATGTGATCGGGGTGCTTGAGCGTGACTCCATGAGCGAAGAAGGCATGAGGGAGATTGAAGACATCTCCATGTCAGGCGGAGGCGTAAGCCAGGTTGTATATGCGGAAAAACTGTCCCAAACTGTGCAAATGGTGACAAGGAAAGCAATGACCCAGACACTTCAGGGGGTGATTAACCAGGAACTGAAACAAATCCTTGGGAAATCACAGTCGATGGAAGATTTGCCGCCTGAACAGCGCGGCGAGGTAATGGAAGTGGTCGATGAGCTCGGGGAAACCGTCAGCCTTGAGGTGGTTGTGCTTGTCGATACAAGCGCAAGCATGAAAGAGAAGCTTCCGACTGTTAAAGAAGCCCTGTTAGACCTCTCAATAAGCCTGAATGCAAGAATGGGATCAAATCAATTTGCTGTCTATGCATTTCCCGGGAAAAGAAAGGATGTTGAAAAGCTTCTTGACTGGACTCCCAGCCTGGACAGCCTGTCAAAAGTGTACCCTAAACTTGCTTCAGGCGGCATAACGCCGACCGGACCGGCAATCAAAGAGGCGACAGCTCTCTTTAACAGGAAAAAATCAAAAAGGGGTTTCCTCTCTGATGATGAATCCTACATCGAAGAATCCGGCCTATGA
- the spoIIE gene encoding stage II sporulation protein E encodes MEKAERQFFEPLGGLGVVKKSQMLTDKIAKGTERKLVEIFIQKGLLIVMIGFLLGRAVVLSNITPFALPFFAAVFMSRRDKSLYVMLALAIGAVTSSYTTAAYITGSILLFLAAFGGLVKSADTRLKLLPFFVFFSGMSVRLLITYTVAGGLTELDLMMAGVESGLSLILTMIFLQSMPLLSIKKRRQALKNEEIICFIILLASVMSGTIGWQVMDMSVEHVLSRYFVLLFAFLGGAAIGSTVGVVTGLIMSLANVTSLYQISLLAFSGLLGGLLKDGKKIGVGFGLMIGTVLIGLYNQDGTALSAGLMESAAAFALFLLTPRGFILQLSRFIPGTPEYANEQQQYLRKVRDVTAGRVEQFSTLFKTLSDSFTQPGGDQKEESREKEIDYFLSNVTEKTCQTCYKKDTCWTRNFTQTYELMKETMQESEKGELESNRQLMREWDNHCVKPMRVIDKINQELNYYQANQKLKKQVLESRRLVADQLMGISRVMGDFAEEIKKERQNHYIQEEQIYESLESLGMEINQIDIFNLEEGDVDIEISIPHCNGTGVGEKIIAPLLSDILGETIIVKKEDCASFPAGQCQLTLGSAKTFVVEPGVACAAMGGGWVSGDSYSTMEIGGGKYAVAISDGMGNGERAHIESHETIKLLQKILQSGIEERVAIKSINSILALRTTDEIFSTLDLAVVDLQDATAKFLKIGSTPSFIKRGGKVMKVEASNLPIGMIHEFEVDMVSEQLKAEDLLIMMSDGIFEGPRNIENVDFWLKRKIGELKTDDPQEIADLLLEEVIRTKEGNIDDDMTVVVAKIKRNIPKWASIPAYNKINLYRKKAQ; translated from the coding sequence ATGGAAAAAGCGGAAAGGCAGTTTTTTGAACCGCTCGGGGGTCTTGGTGTTGTAAAGAAGTCTCAAATGCTTACGGACAAAATAGCGAAAGGGACAGAACGGAAGCTAGTGGAGATCTTCATCCAAAAAGGGCTTTTGATTGTCATGATCGGTTTTTTGCTTGGACGAGCTGTAGTCTTATCCAATATTACACCGTTTGCGCTGCCTTTTTTTGCGGCAGTTTTCATGTCAAGGAGGGATAAAAGCCTTTATGTGATGCTCGCCCTTGCCATTGGGGCAGTGACAAGTTCGTATACGACAGCTGCATACATTACAGGTTCAATCCTATTGTTTCTTGCAGCGTTCGGGGGGCTGGTGAAATCGGCTGACACCCGGCTGAAGCTCCTGCCGTTCTTCGTGTTTTTCTCTGGAATGTCGGTACGGCTTCTTATCACGTATACGGTTGCCGGGGGCTTGACGGAACTGGACTTGATGATGGCAGGAGTCGAATCAGGACTCAGTTTGATCCTGACGATGATTTTTCTGCAAAGCATGCCGCTTTTATCCATAAAGAAACGGCGCCAGGCTTTAAAAAATGAAGAAATCATTTGCTTTATCATATTGCTTGCTTCTGTCATGTCCGGAACGATCGGCTGGCAGGTGATGGACATGTCCGTCGAACATGTTTTGTCCCGCTACTTCGTCCTGCTGTTCGCTTTTCTGGGCGGTGCAGCGATCGGTTCAACTGTCGGCGTTGTCACAGGTTTGATTATGAGCCTTGCCAACGTCACCAGTCTTTACCAAATCAGCCTTCTGGCCTTTTCGGGCCTGTTGGGCGGTTTACTCAAGGATGGGAAAAAAATCGGCGTTGGATTCGGACTGATGATCGGCACAGTGTTAATCGGGCTGTATAACCAGGACGGAACAGCGCTTTCTGCGGGGCTGATGGAATCAGCGGCTGCTTTTGCACTGTTTTTATTGACACCCAGAGGATTTATCCTGCAGCTTTCGCGTTTCATCCCCGGAACCCCTGAGTATGCCAATGAGCAGCAGCAGTATTTGCGCAAAGTACGTGATGTGACGGCTGGCCGGGTTGAGCAATTTTCGACCCTATTCAAAACATTGTCTGACAGTTTCACACAGCCGGGCGGGGATCAAAAAGAGGAAAGCCGGGAAAAGGAAATAGATTATTTCCTGAGCAATGTCACCGAAAAGACATGCCAGACGTGCTATAAAAAAGATACGTGCTGGACGAGGAACTTTACTCAAACATATGAGCTTATGAAAGAAACTATGCAAGAAAGTGAAAAAGGGGAGCTGGAATCCAACCGGCAGCTCATGAGAGAGTGGGACAATCACTGTGTGAAACCGATGCGTGTCATCGATAAAATAAATCAGGAACTCAACTATTACCAGGCCAACCAGAAACTCAAGAAACAGGTGCTGGAAAGCAGGAGGCTGGTGGCTGACCAGCTGATGGGCATTTCCAGGGTAATGGGAGACTTCGCCGAAGAGATCAAGAAAGAAAGACAAAACCATTACATCCAGGAAGAACAGATCTATGAATCACTTGAATCTCTCGGAATGGAAATCAACCAGATTGATATTTTCAATCTGGAGGAAGGGGATGTTGATATCGAAATCAGCATACCCCATTGCAACGGGACCGGGGTCGGAGAAAAAATTATCGCCCCGCTCCTTTCAGATATATTGGGAGAAACCATCATTGTGAAAAAGGAGGATTGTGCATCTTTTCCGGCCGGTCAATGCCAGCTTACACTTGGTTCAGCAAAAACATTTGTGGTCGAACCCGGGGTTGCCTGTGCCGCAATGGGGGGCGGATGGGTGTCAGGTGACAGCTATTCGACAATGGAAATCGGAGGGGGTAAATATGCAGTAGCGATCAGTGATGGGATGGGCAACGGGGAGCGGGCCCATATCGAGAGCCACGAAACGATTAAGCTCCTGCAAAAAATTCTCCAATCAGGGATCGAAGAGCGGGTAGCCATCAAGTCGATCAATTCGATTCTTGCTTTGCGAACGACAGATGAAATTTTTTCAACGCTTGATCTTGCTGTCGTCGATCTCCAGGATGCAACGGCGAAATTCCTGAAAATCGGCTCGACGCCCAGCTTCATTAAACGGGGAGGGAAAGTGATGAAAGTGGAAGCGAGCAATTTGCCGATCGGAATGATCCATGAATTCGAGGTCGATATGGTCAGTGAGCAGCTCAAGGCTGAGGATCTATTGATCATGATGAGTGATGGCATATTTGAGGGTCCGAGAAATATAGAGAACGTCGACTTCTGGTTAAAACGAAAAATCGGTGAGTTAAAAACAGACGATCCGCAGGAGATTGCCGATCTCCTGCTCGAAGAGGTGATTCGTACGAAAGAAGGCAATATTGATGACGATATGACAGTTGTCGTCGCGAAGATCAAGCGCAACATACCGAAATGGGCGTCGATTCCGGCGTATAACAAAATTAATCTCTACCGAAAAAAAGCTCAGTAA
- the yabP gene encoding sporulation protein YabP, with amino-acid sequence MDRYYDTNTVYNPKTQDHDVVMRGRKTLEITGVKQVESFDNEEFLLETVMGFLSIRGANLQMKNLDVDKGIVSIKGRIYDMAYLDEQNAEKAKGFFSKLFK; translated from the coding sequence ATGGACCGTTACTATGACACTAATACGGTGTACAATCCGAAAACACAGGATCATGATGTGGTCATGCGCGGACGAAAGACACTCGAAATAACCGGCGTCAAACAAGTCGAAAGCTTTGATAATGAAGAATTCCTGTTGGAAACTGTCATGGGCTTCCTGTCCATCCGCGGTGCGAACCTGCAAATGAAAAACCTTGATGTCGACAAAGGGATCGTCTCGATAAAAGGCCGGATTTATGATATGGCCTACCTGGATGAACAAAATGCGGAGAAAGCTAAAGGATTCTTTAGCAAGCTTTTTAAATGA